Below is a window of Cytobacillus firmus DNA.
ACTTTTTAATCCTCCCACTGAATCATTCCTTTTTTTCTGAACCAATTTAAAATCCGTCTCTCCACCAGACGGTTAAATTTCGTAACAAATCCGTCAGTTTGAGCTACAGGTACGACCAAAATAGTATGGAAACCGCTTCTGTTTCCTCCCAGCACGTCAGTCAGCAATTGGTCTCCAATCACTACTGTTTCTTCTTTTCTCAGCCCCATTTCGGATAGAGCTCTCCGGAAGGCACTGCCCATTGGCTTTCTAGCCTGATAAATAAACGGAATATCAAGGGGATCGGAAAAAGCCTTTACACGATTTTCATTATTATTAGACACAATGGTAACCTTGATGTTGCTTTGCTTCATTTCTTCAAACCAGCTAATCAGCTTCGGTGTTGCATTCGGCCTGTCCCATTCGACTAGAGTGTTATCCAGGTCCGTGATTATCCCTTTAACTCCTTTTTCCTGTAAACTGTGTGGAGTTATTTCAAAAATACTTTTAACATGCTGATTAGGCAAAAATTGCTTTAACACTATATTTACACCTCAATCATTTATTCATATTTTCCGGCAAAAATGTTTCTGCTGCCCTCAACTAGTTCCCCGTCTTTAATGACAATTAGGGTCTGCAGCCTTTCACTTGATAAAACACCGATTTCATCATACCCAATTTCACCCGCTCTTTCAAAATAAAGAATGACGGATACAATCAGGCAGTTCTATTTTATACGGTTCCACAAAATGGGGAAAGACACTCAAAACTCAGTAAATTTCCACGGAATAGTTGTTATTCACCCTTAAAATAAAAATTTTTCGACAAAAATCAACTGCTCCTCACACCTGTGGATAACTTTATGCACATAATCCCATATGATTTTAATACTTTTTCCCTTTTTATAAACAAAATAATCACAGGTTATCCACGGTTTCCTGTGGATAAGAGAACAGTTGTTCTAATCGTTTTAATTTGCTAGAGTAGGGGTACAACATAAAATCTTACATTATATGTATAAAATAATTCTTTTAGAACTGAAATATCAAGGACCTGGAGGTGGGACAGGAATGCGTAAACTGTCAGATGAATTATTAATCGAATCCTATTATAAGGCAAAGGAACTGCAGCTAAGCAAAGACTTCATCCGTTTAATTGAAACAGAAATCCACCGTCGTTCACTATCAAACAGAATAAAAGTTACATCCTAAAAATGGACAAGCCCTGAATAGGGCTTTTTTTATTCTACATATTTAAAACCGGAACAATTGGCCTGCACAATCACAATAGAGTTCCAATCCGCTCTCCTACTTTAATATGAGCAGGAGTCTTAATTGACTTTTCAAGCTGGAATTTCCCCTT
It encodes the following:
- a CDS encoding YqeG family HAD IIIA-type phosphatase, which translates into the protein MLKQFLPNQHVKSIFEITPHSLQEKGVKGIITDLDNTLVEWDRPNATPKLISWFEEMKQSNIKVTIVSNNNENRVKAFSDPLDIPFIYQARKPMGSAFRRALSEMGLRKEETVVIGDQLLTDVLGGNRSGFHTILVVPVAQTDGFVTKFNRLVERRILNWFRKKGMIQWED
- a CDS encoding sporulation histidine kinase inhibitor Sda, with the translated sequence MRKLSDELLIESYYKAKELQLSKDFIRLIETEIHRRSLSNRIKVTS